A region of the Kribbella sp. NBC_01245 genome:
TCAGCGGATCCGGCAGCCGCCAACCCCGGCAGCGGCTGCTCATCCCCGTCCGAGCCCTCATCCCCGTCAGAGGCCTCTGAGGCGTCTGAGCCATCAGCGAGTACGACGTACGTGCCGTTAACCGTGGCGAACCAGGCCGGCGCCGGCCGACGTCCGTCCCAGGACAACCAGACCAGCCCGGCCTTCTTCATCACCCCGGCGATCTCCGCCTCGACCTCGCTCACCCGGCCAGCCTAGACCCCCGCAGTCTCGCGAACCGGCTCAGCCGCGGCAGGCGACTCGTCCGGCTGGAGGGCTGGACGGGTCGGCCACCAGAAGCGCTCGCCGACGTCGATGGCCAGCATCGGCACCAGCAACGGCCGTACGACGAAGGTGTCGAGCAGTACGCCGAGGGCGATCAGGATGCCCATCTCCGTCATCGACACCAGCGGCAGCACCGCCAACGCCAGGAACGTCGCGGCGAGCACGATGCCCGCGCTGGTGATCACCCCACCCGTGACCGCCAAGCCGTTGATCACACCCTCGCGATGACCGTGTTTGGCGACCTCCTCCCGGGTTCGATGGGCCAGGAAGATGTTGTAGTCGACCCCGAGCGCCACCAGCAGTACGAACCCGAGCAACATCCACGAGTCGTCCACCCCGGCGAATCCCATCGGCCCGGAGAACAGCAGCCACGAAGCACCTACGGCAGCGCCGAACGACAGCACAACGGTTGCCACCAGCAACAAGGGTGCGACCAGGGAACGCAGCAGCAGGACCAGCACGATGACGATCACACCCAGCACCAACGGCGGCACCCAGGTCCGGTCATGGTCGGAGGCCGTGGCGATGTCGTACGCCGAGGCGGGTTCGCCGCCGATCTTCGCGTCCGCGCCGGGTACGGCGTGTACGGCCGCGCGCAGACGCTCCACGATCGGCCCGGTCTTCTCGGGATCGGACTCGGTCAGTACGGCGGAGATCTTCACCAACTGGCCATCCGTCGACTTCACGGGCGGCGCGACCTGGCCGACGCCGTCGGTAGCCGTTGCGGCCGCGGTCACCGCTGATGCCGACGAGGCGTTCGCGACGATCTCGGCCGGGGCCGCCTGGCCGGACGGGAAGTGCTTCTCCATCATCTGCTGGCCGACGACCGCGTCAGGGGTGTTGCGGAACTGGTCGGCGAATCCGAGGCCCGTGTCCACCGTGAACGCGGCTACGCCGAAGGACGCCAGCACGGCCGCCGTACCGACCCAGACCAGACGCGGACGACGGGCCGCACGACGGCCGACGGCACCCCAGGCAGTGCGGGTCTCGTTGACCTCGGTGTGCGGGTGCGGGCGCTTCGGCCAGAAGACCCAGCGGCCGAAGACGACCATCAGTGCCGGCAGCAGGGTCGTGATGGCGAGGAGGGCGCAGACCACGCCGACGGCAGCGACCGGGCCGAGACCGGCGTTCGAGGACAGGTCGGCGATCAGCAGGCAGAGCATGCCCAGGGCAACGGTCGCGGACGACGCGATGATCGCGGGACCACTGCGGTGCAAGGCGACGGCCATCGCGTGATGCCGATCCTCGTGTATGTGCAGCTCTTCCCGGTAACGGGCCAAGAGCAACAATGCGTAGTCCGTGCCGGCCCCGAAGACCAATACTGGAAGGATTCCCGCGGTCTGCCCGTTGACCGTCAGGCCGGCGTTGTCGGCCAGCAGATAGACGACCGACATCGCCGTGACGGTGGCGATCGCGGCCGAGATCAGCGGCAACATCCAGAGCACGGGACTGCGGTAGATCAGCAACAGCAGGATCGCGACCACGATCGCGGCGGCCGCGAACAACGTGGTGTCCGTGCCTTCGAACGAGCTGACAAAGGCCTCCATACCACCGGCCGGACCGGAGACCTTCGCCTCGAGACCAGGTGGCGCGCGGTCGGTCAGCTTCTGCAGCTCCTTCACCTGGTCGAGCGCGTGCTCGTCGCTCAACGGCACGGTCAGCAGCATCGCCTTGCCGTCCTCGGACGGGATCGCCGGCGGCATCGCGCCGACCGCCATCGGCGTGACCTCCTGGCGGTTCTGCTCGATGACGGCCTTGTCGGCGGCGGTCAGACCCGACTCGCGCTGATAGACGATGACGGCCGGGACCAGGTCGGAACCCTCGAACCGGGCCAGCAACTCCGTCGCGGCGGTCGACTCGGCGCTGGCCGGCAACCAGGCCGCCGCGTCGTTCTTCTCGACCTCGCCCATCTTGCCCGCAAGGGGGCCTAGGGCAACTATTGCGACGATCCAGGCGACCAGTACGAGCCACTTGGTCCGGCGGCCGGCGATGAACGACGCGACCCTTCCCGGTGGTGCGAGATGGGCGGCATCCACTGTGGTGGGCGCGGCACTGGGCGACTCGCTGGGCACACGGGTATCCATGGCAGTACTCCTCGAGGGCAGGGCGACTCGGACCCGTCGAGCGTCTCGCCCGCGCGGCCGCCACCCCATCCGGTAACACCCCTGCCATCCCCGGGCGTGACCCCGGCCACATCCCAGGCCTCGGGTGAGGGATGTCACCGGGTCGAGGCGGGGTCTTTCGCCGTACGCTGCCGGACAGAGACAGATCGCGACGATGGAAGGTACGGCGATGGCTGAGCAGATTCCGGCCGGTAAGGCGTTGCGGTCCAGGCGTTCCTGCCTGGCCACACCCGGATCGAACCCGCGCTTCCTGGAGAAGGCCAAGGGGCTGGACGCCGACCAGGTGTTCCTCGACCTGGAGGACTCGGTCGCGCCGATCGCCAAGGTGGACGCGCGCAAGAACATCGTCGCCGCGCTGAACGAAGGCGGCTGGGGTTCGAAGATCCGGGTCGTGCGGGTGAACGACTGGACCACCGAGTGGACCTACGCCGACGTGATCGAGATCGTCTCCGGCGCCGGCGCGAACCTCGACTGCATCATGCTGCCGAAGGTGCAGACCGCCGAGCAGGTGGTCGCCCTCGACCTGCTGCTCACCCAGATCGAGCGCGTGCACGGTCTCGAGGTCGGCCGGATCGGCATCGAGGCCCAGATCGAGAACGCGCTCGGCCTCACCAACGTCAACGCCATCGCGCAGGCCTCGCCCCGGGTCGAGACGATCATCTTCGGCCCGGCCGACTTCATGGCCAGTATCAACATGAAGTCCCTGGTCGTCGGCGAGCAGCCCCCGGGGTACGACGTGGGCGACGCCTACCACTACATCCTGATGCAGATCCTGATGGCGGCGCGGGCGCACGGTAAGCAGGCGATCGACGGCCCGTACCTGCAGATCAAGGAGCTCGAGGGCTTCCGCCGGGTGGCAGGGCGGTCCGCGGCCCTCGGTTTCGACGGCAAGTGGGTGCTGCACCCGGACCAGATCGCCGCCGCGAACGAGGTCTACTCGCCCCGGCAGGACGACTACGACCACGCGGAGAACATCCTCGACGCGTACGACCACTTCACCTCGGCCGCCGGTGGCGCGCGCGGTGCGGTGATGCTGGGCGACGAGATGATCGACGAGGCCTCGCGCAAGATGGCCCTGGTGGTCTCGGCCAAGGGTCGCGCGGCGGGGATGGCCCGTACGAACGTCTGGCAGCCGCCGGCCTAGTTAGGGGGCGGTCAGGTCCTCGGCGGGTCCGTCGGGGGCCTGGTTGCCCTTTTCATCGCGAGGTACGACCGCGGCGGCTTCGGCGATGGCTCCGATCGTGAAGAGCAGCCCGATCGCGATCGCCCCAAGTAGCAGCCAGTTGGCGCCATGAGTCGCACGCTGGATCAGCAACTCCGCCAGGATCACCAGCCAGGTGATGGCGAACGCCAGGCCGCGACGATCACGGCCGACGATCGGATGGTCCTTGGACGCACCGCGGAACTGGCCGCGCGACCACCACAGCATCCCCGCGAAGGCGGCCAAGAGCAGCAGCGGCCCGATCCACCACCACCGCGGCTGGTCGTACTCCCCGATCGACACGATCATGAGGAACACGGCGAATCCGGTCAAGAACACCCAGACCGCGCGCATGGCCCGTTGCCAGAGCGGGATTCCTGGAGCTGCCATGTCGGCATGTTGCCAGAGTTGAGGCCGTTTGTCGGGCACGCCACTTCGGCCGGGTGGTGCCGGTCACTGCGCGTTGGGTAGACCACCGGCCATGCTGGACCGCGATACTCGGCAGTAAGGGTTCTAGCGGTACGACGCGACGAGAAGGCGAGCAGCGATGAGCAGGTTGCAGCAAACCGAGGGGCTGACCGATATCCAGGAGGAGATCCTGAAGACGGTCCGGGCCTTCGTCGAGTCCGAGATCATGCCGGTCGCGACCGAGCTGGAACACAAGGACGAGTACCCGACCGAGATCGTCGAGGGCCTCAAGGAGCTCGGGCTGTTCGGCCTGATGATTCCGGAGGAGTACGGCGGACTGGGTGAATCCCTGCTGACGTATGCCCTCTGCGTCGAGGAGATCGCGCGTGGGTGGATGAGCGTCTCCGGGATCATCAACACGCATTTCATCGTGGCGTACATGCTGTTGCAGCACGGGACTGATGAGCAGAAGCAGAAGTACTTGCCGCGCATGGCGACTGGTGATGTGCGTGGCGCGTTCTCGATGTCCGAGCCGGGGTGTGGGTCGGATGTTGCGGCGATCAAGACGAAGGCTGTCCGGTCGGGCGAGGGGTATGTCGTCAACGGGCAGAAGATGTGGCTGACCAATGGTGGGTCGGCGAACCTCGTGGCCGTGTTGGTGAAGACCGATGAGGGCGCGGAGTCGGTCTACAAGAACATGACGACGTTCTTGGTGGAGAAGGAGCCTGGGTTTGGTGAGGTCCGTCCGGGGCTCACGGTGCCGGGGAAGATCGAGAAGATGGGCTACAAGGGGGTTGATACCACCGAGCTGATCTTCGACG
Encoded here:
- a CDS encoding MMPL family transporter, with product MDTRVPSESPSAAPTTVDAAHLAPPGRVASFIAGRRTKWLVLVAWIVAIVALGPLAGKMGEVEKNDAAAWLPASAESTAATELLARFEGSDLVPAVIVYQRESGLTAADKAVIEQNRQEVTPMAVGAMPPAIPSEDGKAMLLTVPLSDEHALDQVKELQKLTDRAPPGLEAKVSGPAGGMEAFVSSFEGTDTTLFAAAAIVVAILLLLIYRSPVLWMLPLISAAIATVTAMSVVYLLADNAGLTVNGQTAGILPVLVFGAGTDYALLLLARYREELHIHEDRHHAMAVALHRSGPAIIASSATVALGMLCLLIADLSSNAGLGPVAAVGVVCALLAITTLLPALMVVFGRWVFWPKRPHPHTEVNETRTAWGAVGRRAARRPRLVWVGTAAVLASFGVAAFTVDTGLGFADQFRNTPDAVVGQQMMEKHFPSGQAAPAEIVANASSASAVTAAATATDGVGQVAPPVKSTDGQLVKISAVLTESDPEKTGPIVERLRAAVHAVPGADAKIGGEPASAYDIATASDHDRTWVPPLVLGVIVIVLVLLLRSLVAPLLLVATVVLSFGAAVGASWLLFSGPMGFAGVDDSWMLLGFVLLVALGVDYNIFLAHRTREEVAKHGHREGVINGLAVTGGVITSAGIVLAATFLALAVLPLVSMTEMGILIALGVLLDTFVVRPLLVPMLAIDVGERFWWPTRPALQPDESPAAAEPVRETAGV
- a CDS encoding HpcH/HpaI aldolase/citrate lyase family protein, which gives rise to MAEQIPAGKALRSRRSCLATPGSNPRFLEKAKGLDADQVFLDLEDSVAPIAKVDARKNIVAALNEGGWGSKIRVVRVNDWTTEWTYADVIEIVSGAGANLDCIMLPKVQTAEQVVALDLLLTQIERVHGLEVGRIGIEAQIENALGLTNVNAIAQASPRVETIIFGPADFMASINMKSLVVGEQPPGYDVGDAYHYILMQILMAARAHGKQAIDGPYLQIKELEGFRRVAGRSAALGFDGKWVLHPDQIAAANEVYSPRQDDYDHAENILDAYDHFTSAAGGARGAVMLGDEMIDEASRKMALVVSAKGRAAGMARTNVWQPPA
- a CDS encoding acyl-CoA dehydrogenase family protein; the protein is MSRLQQTEGLTDIQEEILKTVRAFVESEIMPVATELEHKDEYPTEIVEGLKELGLFGLMIPEEYGGLGESLLTYALCVEEIARGWMSVSGIINTHFIVAYMLLQHGTDEQKQKYLPRMATGDVRGAFSMSEPGCGSDVAAIKTKAVRSGEGYVVNGQKMWLTNGGSANLVAVLVKTDEGAESVYKNMTTFLVEKEPGFGEVRPGLTVPGKIEKMGYKGVDTTELIFDGFEIEAEQILGGVPGKGFYQMMDGVEVGRVNVAARGCGVARRAFELGISYAQQRETFGKKIAEHQAVLFRLADMAVKVEAAHELMVKAARKKDSGLRNDFEAGVAKYLASEYCSQVVEDSFRIHGGYGFSKEYEIERLYREAPMLLIGEGTADIQRMIIGRRLLEDYKL